A region of Catenibacterium mitsuokai DNA encodes the following proteins:
- a CDS encoding MerR family transcriptional regulator yields MKTHELEKELGISKHTIFYYEKEGIVTPQRDDNGYRSYSQEDLQKLIMVKFLRNLNISIDDVKAILNNELDFKECLKINQIHLEKQIKSLEEVQGNIEMYVRKDLPMLPALQQIQRETKNYKLGYKKTTDTVSLGRRLTKKLAIKKFLYKFIPTFLIVLFFSAVNEQDVLTRVLSVLVISFVFTNGLIAADFQLSQLWLRLPLDQTRNQSVEFLNDRIRYYQFKGYIDNVKYFYSVLLGKEDKFIKEYKYEDIQSVELLLKHRYEIYGTPIARDWYVLDYRFEFKDGNHFYFYWPFTIDDDARFIGIILDEKVENVIDKDHVMDALKNGIHLNDYMKKTED; encoded by the coding sequence ATGAAAACACACGAATTAGAAAAAGAATTAGGAATCTCAAAACATACCATCTTCTATTATGAAAAGGAAGGAATCGTTACACCACAAAGAGATGACAATGGTTATCGTAGTTATAGCCAAGAAGATTTACAAAAATTGATCATGGTAAAATTTTTACGTAATTTAAATATTTCTATTGATGATGTAAAAGCAATTTTAAATAATGAACTAGATTTTAAAGAATGTTTAAAAATCAATCAAATTCATCTAGAAAAACAAATTAAGAGTTTAGAAGAAGTTCAAGGAAATATTGAAATGTATGTAAGAAAAGATTTACCAATGTTACCCGCTTTACAACAAATCCAAAGAGAAACAAAGAATTATAAATTAGGTTATAAAAAAACAACGGATACAGTATCTCTTGGAAGAAGACTTACAAAGAAACTCGCAATAAAAAAATTCTTATATAAATTTATTCCTACATTTTTAATTGTTTTATTCTTTAGTGCTGTAAATGAGCAAGATGTTTTAACAAGAGTACTTTCAGTATTAGTGATTTCATTTGTATTTACAAATGGTTTGATTGCAGCTGATTTCCAGCTTTCACAATTATGGTTAAGATTACCACTTGATCAAACAAGAAATCAATCGGTAGAGTTTTTAAATGATCGTATTCGTTATTATCAATTTAAAGGTTATATAGATAATGTAAAATATTTTTATTCTGTTTTATTGGGTAAAGAAGATAAATTTATAAAGGAATATAAATATGAAGATATTCAAAGCGTAGAACTTCTTTTAAAACATCGTTATGAAATTTATGGAACACCGATTGCTAGAGATTGGTATGTTCTTGATTATCGCTTTGAATTTAAAGATGGAAATCATTTCTATTTCTATTGGCCTTTTACAATTGATGATGATGCCCGCTTTATTGGAATTATTTTAGATGAAAAGGTAGAAAATGTGATCGATAAAGATCATGTCATGGATGCTTTAAAAAATGGTATTCATTTAAATGATTATATGAAAAAGACTGAAGATTAA